The genomic stretch aagtatataaaattgGTATAGTTTTTTATATAATACAgaatgtatacatatatatacaaaaaaatatacattttttcGATTATTATTTTCAAATCGGCTATATAatatcatttttccttttctttatggTTTCAAGATGTTATTAGACTTTTaaccaaaaaaagaaaacgaaCACTTAGTGTTTTGACTTTTACATGTATGTGTTTTCACAGTTCGTAATGGTTGTACTGAAAGGATCAGTGAACATATCATTTGGAGGGAACAAGGAACCAGCTGCATTTGCTGAAATTGTATCAATGGGTGGCATTAACTCGGATGTCAAGAGAAACCTTATTGCTACTCTCGGCACCATTTTGCAGAATAATTTCTCCATTCCCACAACTCGATTCTTTCTCAAGGTCTACGATACAACAATGGCTACCAAATTCTCCAAACTCTAATTTTCTCAAACCAATATATATCACTGTCATTTTCATTCTCCTTTTTGTTTGCAAAGCAATGCAATGAAAGCATGATATAGTGATTTTATGTAAGGTCAATCCACCTTTCCCATTTTGTTTTAAAGTTTTGGATTTAGCTTCTCGCGACAATTTTGAGGTTTCTTGGTGGTGATTATGGGTGGCAAACGGAGGATCGGGTCGAATATGGAAAGGCCGAAAATGGGCAATGCAAATGAATAAATTATCCGACTCGACTCATATTTAATACATGaattcttgaatatgatcactttttcGAGAATTCCTAGTCTCTCAAACTCGAGGAACCCCAATTTGAGTCTTTACAAAAATATACAGGTTAAATtcattagttatccattttctaagtgaATAATATTTGAtccatttttaaaaaattcattatgTAACCCATTTTTTTAGTGGATAGTATGGATGGATAACTGTTTTTTAAATCCATTTTGCCACCACGTGATTTTAGCAAAAACATttagaagaattaacctaaatagcttTTCATCCAactgcttaaactaaaaataaccgAGAATAATTCATGTATAATATGAGTATAAccatgtataatctatgtatatagATGCTAGGAAAAGTAAATAGTGAATTTGATCGACTATTTGTGTAAACATCCTACAAATGTAAGTGCAGGGAAAGACACAAAACATTGAATATCCACCCTCCATATACTAAATGGTTTTCCCTTGGCAAGAGCATAATGTTGTGAAAGGAACTAGAGATTTTCCTAAGAGTGAATTTGTGCAAAAGATGGGTAACAACGCTATTACTTAACTGTACTATCAGAAGTTCTACAGGGTTTGCCATTTCTGATGTCGATCCAACAGACACAACTCTGCTACTTCCCAATGTTAAGTGCTTTTAGGCTTCCAAAAACATTTAGTAACCCTATTCACAGTTGTAAAATGCAAATATTAAACTCTTTGAACAAAGGATGCCAACGAAGATGCAGCTTCTGTACTTCGAAAACAGAACTCAGTCTTCCAATACTATAGCTGAGCAGAAACACCTTTTCCCTATTCCCCTCAAGTTGGGTGTTTGCCAACCTTGACCCTCCTTATAACATTCGATCTGCAATCATGATCGGAGAGTTAGCTAGCAGGAGCAACACGTGTACATAATGGAAACTTAGCATGACGAAAAACAATGAAATAAAAGTTTAAATTATAAACACTATTAGTGTAAGGAATTTTTACATCACCATTGTCACTTTTACCTATAGTAGCAGGTAACCTGTCTAATTTTCAAAATTACAAATCGCATATTTTAAAGTGGTTGATAGAGTAAAATATTACTTATACTAACGGCATATATAACTTAAACTTATTAAATAATGATACGCACCACGTCTACAACTTCCTCACCAGGTTGAACCCCTCCAATCACATAAATGGACTCATGTAGAACAACAGCTGCTGAATACCCTCTCGAGTGCTTCATTGGCTCCCCAACCATCCATGTTGCAAGACGGGGATCATATATCTCAGTGTTAGGCACCATTGTAGACCCATCGTACCCACCAAGTGCGTATCTGCATAGCAGTTGTGAAGCTAAAAGTAAATAACAAGATGATATTCATCCCAAATGGGAAAGGCTACAACATAAGGCATAGCACCTGGTCCCTGGTCCCAAACCCCATCCCCAAACCAGAATAAAGAGGGTGACTACAGGAGAATGCACCTCCTACTCCTTTTGGTGGCATTATAATATTAGAAATGCAATCAAAAAGCACGAAAATGATAACAACTTACAACTTCCCGTCCAACACAGCCAATGCATGGCATCCTCTGCTCGTACTCATATTCTTAATTTTTGTCCAGGAATGTTCTCTGGGATCAAATCTTTCAGCAGTCCTGTGATAACATTTGATCAGAAAGGAGTTAAGAGAAGAGAGCAGAAAATTGTAACAACAAAATAAATGCCTTTACACATGCACTTTTGCAGAATTCCTTTGACTAAAATTCGCGTAATCAGCATTACGAGACCAACAGATTGGAAAACCAAGTCTCCTCCTTGGGGAAGATATTAACAATTATAAAAGTGAttggagacatgaggtacaatgtcaAGTATCATTCAAACATACAGTTCAAAGAAGGCGCCAGAATAAGAAAAAAGGCAATTGCATAACTTACGCCAGGTAATTGCTTCCATCATATCCACCAACAGCATATAACGCACCATTGAGTTCTGCTGCAGCAAGAGAAAATCGCTGCAAATACACACTCATGGAAGATAAAGTCATGCTTCTGTAAGACAGATAACAGTAAAAGCAAGTAAATGGAAACATATATGAGAAATTACTTAAGAACAATAATGTAAAACAAGATAAGTGAAGGTCCTGATGTTTAaactgttgaagtttggcaaaatgccaaagtcccacattggttgggagttaagtttggggggatttttcccctataaaagaaggcctaatgtttaggattgaaacacacctctcatttgccttctcatctgtttaaggcatttgtatcttctctctttagtattatttcacttgtatttttggagtgaaataaaatattggttgtgtccgaggagtaggcaaaattagccgaacctcgtaaattctggtgttccctttattattgttttattgtcttatttattatttggtggctgtcataatttttggtatagtagttgtgacttattcacactatatacatttggcttccgcaacaattggtatcagagccaaggtactgtctaagtatgctctgtggttgcagcatagtctgatcttccacatcagaaaagatttatcttggtaactgagtcaaggttctgtctgagtatgctctgtagttgcagcttagtctgatcttctacatcagaaaggaaataatcttgatttgtgtcgtcagctattaaataatatttgtgtcaaatatgggggacaataaacaagaagaatctacatcaagtgtcaacaatacgtcatcattggcatcttcgcttatgacaagaattgtgtcaaatgcgaaatttgcggtagaaatttttgacgggtccggacattttgggatgtggcaaggcgaggttctagatgtcctttttcaacaagggctagatctggccattgaagaaaagaaaccagatgttattggagaagaagattggagaattatcaaccgtgttgcttgcggtaccattcgatcctaccttgctagagagcagaaatatccatacacaaaggaaacttctgcaagtaaattatggaaagcactggaggataaatttttgaagaaaaacagtcaaaataaattgtacatgaagaagagactgtttcacttcacctatgttcctggtaccacgatgaatgaacatatcaccagtttcaataagttggtcacagatttgcaaaatatggatacaacttatgatgatggtgacttggccttaatgttgttggcgtcacttcctgatgagtacgagcaccttgaaactactctactccatggaaatgacgaaatttctctcagagaagtttgttcagctttgtacagctatgaacaaagaaagcgagaaaaacagaagggcggagaaggagaagcactgtttgtgaggggtcgtcctcaaaatcaaacgaggacaaagaagggaagatccaagtcaagatccagacccagtaaagatgaatgtgccttttgtcgagaaaaagggcactggaagaaagactgtccgaagttgaagaataaggccaaacataacaatggaaaggctattatggattcaaatgtagctgattgtgatgattcagacttctcattagttacaacagagtcatcaacatcatcagacatatggttgatggactcggcttgtagctatcatatgtgtcccaacagggactggttcatggaatttcaagaaggagaatatggagtcatccacacagcggataacagccctcttacctcatatggcattggttcaatacgattaaggaaccatgatggaatgatcagaacattgatagatgttcgatatgtaccggatttgaagaagaatctcatctctgtgggagccctagaatcaaaagggttcaaaatcattgcagaaaatggagtgatgagagtatgctccggtgcactagtggtaatgaaggctaatcggaagaataataatatgtaccgctatcgtggcagtacagttattgggacagcgacagtaacatccagtgacgacaaagaggcagaagcaaccaagctatggcacatgcgcttgggacatgctggaggaaaatccttgaaaactctatcagatcaaggattgttaaaaggagtaaaggcttgcaacttggagttttgtgagcattgtgttaaagggaaacagacaagggttaaatttggtacagcgatccataatactaaaggcattttggattatgtacactctgatgtttggggtccttccaaaacaccttcattgggtgggaagcactattttgtaacctttgttgatgatttttcccgaagagtatgggtgtatacaatgaagagcaaagatgaagtgttgggaatttttctcaaatggaagacgatggtggagaatcagacaggcaggagaatcaagtgtattcgcacagacaatggaggtgaatacaaaaatgatcatttcaataaggtctgtgaaaatgatggcatcatccgacacttcactgttagacatacaccacaacagaatggagtggcagaacgtatgaaccggaccttgctggagaaggtacggtgtatgttgtccaatgctggcttgggcaaagaattttgggctgaggcaattacatatgcatgccacctcattaatcgtctaccatctgctgctattgatggcaaaacaccatttgaaaaatggtacggaaaacctgctgtagattataactctttgcacgtgtttggctcaactgcatattatcatgtgacagagtcaaaattggatccaagggcaaagaaggctatttttatgggaattacttctggagtcaaaggatatcgcttatggtgtcctatgacaaagaaagtaatattcagcagagatgttacctttgatgaatttgctatggtaaataaggtaacagaagataccaaacaaaatgaaggtgcttctaagcaggtggagtttgagggaaaatttatttttcctacacaagaagcagaggaggaaacaaatgaagattaccctctggaaggagagccagtagaggagattccaactcaggaatctcaacaacaacttgaatcaatagcaaccagcaggccaaaaagaacaataacgaaacctgttcgtctcatagagacggttgcttgtgcaacctcaattgtagctgatgatgttcctactacttataaagacgctgtccaaagttcagaagaagataagtggaggattgccatgaatgatgaaatacagtcccttcatcagaatcatacatggagattggccaatctcccgaagggaaagaaagcaattgggtgcaaatgggtatttgcaaagaaggaaggatttcctaaccaagtagatgttcgctacaaagcaagattggtggccaaaggatatgctcaaaaggagggaattgattacaatgaagtgttttctccagttgtaaaacattcctccattagaattatgttggctttggtagcacaattggatttggaactagttcagatggatgtaaaaactgcgtttttacatggaaacttggaggaggaaatctacatgactcagccagaaggattcaaagttgctggaaaagaaaatatggtgtgcaaacttgaaaaatcgttgtacggattgaaacaatcttctagacaatggtacaagcgatttgacgagtttatgttgcggcaagggtacaagagaagcaaatacgatcattgtgtgtatttgcacaagcttaaagatggttcttttgtatatcttctcctatatgttgatgatatgttgatagcttccaagaatttggaagaaattgataagttgaagattcaactgaagaaggagttcgagatgaaggatttgggtgaggcaaagaaaattcttggcatggagataattagagatagacgttcaaagaaactctgtttatctcaaaaggaatatttgaagagagtacttcaacgttttggcatagatgacaagactaagccagttagtactccacttgcttcccattttaagctaagtactactatgtcgccaatggatgaagctgaacgagagtatatgtcaaaggtaccatacgcaaatgttgttggtagcttgatgtatgcaatggtttgcacaaggcctgacatttcacaagctgttggagttattagcagatatatgcacaatccagggaaggagcattggcaagctgtgaagtggattctacggtatattcataatactgtagatgtcgggttagtttttgagcaggaagacaatcagtctgtagttggatattgtgactcagattttgcgggtgatatggacaaacgaagatcaactactggttatgtgtttacttttgcaaaggcaccagttagttggaagtctactttgcagtcaacagttgctttgtctacaacagaggcagaatacatggctattacagatgctgtgaaagaggcaatttggcttcaaggattgctaaaggagcttggtgttgaacaaaaaggtatcacaattttttgtgatagtcaaagtgctattcaattagcgaagaaccaagtttatcatgcaaggacgaagcacattgatgttcggtatcatttcgtacgcgaaatcatagaagaaggtggagtcacggtgaagaaaattcatactacagagaatcctgctgatatgctgacaaaggtggtgactgcggtcaagtttcaacattgtttggatttgatcaacattgttgaacactgaagattgaagatgaagacacaaccaaaatttgttattgagagagaattgaaaatgtggaattttgccaaggtggagatttgttgaagtttggcaaaatgccaaagtcccacattggttgggagttaagtttgggggggatttttcccctataaaagaaggcctaatgtttaggattgaaacacacctctcatttgccttctcatctgtttaaggcatttgtatcttctctctttagtattatttcacttgtatttttggagtgaaataaaatattggttgtgtccgaggagtaggcaaaattagccgaacctcgtaaattctggtgttccctttattattgttttattgtcttatttattatttggtggctgtcataatttttggtatagtagttgtgacttattcacactatatacatttagCTTCCGCAACATAAACAAGGTCAAGGCAAGGAAACAGCATACTGTCTGAGTTACCGAGCACTGACAAGAATTCACTTGCTATTGGATTAAAATCGTTGCTAATCCACCTGCATAACTTCAGTTTGCAATTTAAGTTatccttcctctcatttttagGTTTTCTCACTATTAATTAATTATAATAAGAGGCTGATAAGGCTTGACCAAGAGGCAACACATAAAGATTTCAATAAGAAAAAATGAAGCTCAAGGACAAGATGATCCCATATTGACTTCGCACAACTTTTAAGAGTGACAATAAACTCCAGAGCAATACACATCAACGTGCTAGTTGGAAATTTGACTTTAACCGAAATAAGCTTTCTCATCATTTCAAATTCGTCCATCTAAGCAAACAAGTTTCATCTTTTCATATATAGTTTGTTGtttctgaaacaaataaatactGGTACATGCAAATAAAAGGAGCAACTAAGTTAACCTTCTGCAACATGGATCTTGTAGAAATCCAACGCTCTACTAGAGGATCATACATCTCGACCTCTGAAAAGCAGTCAATCCCATTGCTACCGCCAATTGCAAAAATTTTGTCCTTCAAAGTAGCACCAGCTAAACTACCCTTTTTCTTATTCAAGGAAGGATGTAGGGTCCACTCGTTATCTGCTGGATTATATGATTCAACTATACAAAAGCAGCATAGCATCAGCATTAGCAACTTAAGATGCTAGAGAAAGTGGCACATGGGAGCAATGAGTGCTGGGGGCTAAAAACTATAAGATGTACCTGTGTCGTACCACAAGCTTCCAGTTCCGCCACCAAATACATAAAGCTCTCCACACAGTTTTGCAACTGAGGCATATGATCGAACTGAACTCATTGGCTTAAGAGACTTTAACACATCATTTGAAAGTGAGTATGACTCCAAGGTAGATAACCATGATACCCCGTCATATCCTCCGGCTAGGATGATTGACTCAGGATCCAGCAATACTTGATCAACTGGCTCAAACACTGTTTCATCAGCCAATTGACATGACGGAATTGAGGACTCAGGcatgaaatatttatattttaactGCTTAATCTCTTCTCTTGCATCGGCCTGAAATGCA from Nicotiana sylvestris chromosome 12, ASM39365v2, whole genome shotgun sequence encodes the following:
- the LOC104231564 gene encoding uncharacterized protein; protein product: MPCFNVSTNVNLDGVDTAPFFSEATKAVASIIGKPEKFVMVVLKGSVNISFGGNKEPAAFAEIVSMGGINSDVKRNLIATLGTILQNNFSIPTTRFFLKVYDTTMATKFSKL